One genomic segment of candidate division KSB1 bacterium includes these proteins:
- a CDS encoding S8 family serine peptidase, translating into MRKPQEWLCTAAVFLLPLAPLFAGDLPRAVAAKLDPRLRLLLEQPEFQKGRLRETGALWATAAGECTSVLVKTRGTREELTASGARVLARIGEIAVIEAPVAQLEKIARLPNVVYLEAARAMRFSNDVGVVEAGGRAVAQQFNLTGQGVIVGVIDSGIDWRHGDFRTAGGQTRIKYLLDLSQGGRVYTETEINAALSGGTALSTADRNGHGSHVTGSAAGNGRGTGANIPAGTYAGMAPQADIIFVKSKNGDNGNISDTDAVRGLSFIDSVAGRLGKPYVVNLSFGGHSGAHDGSSLQEQAIDDLVGAGKPGKVIVVAAGNDGDNDIHAGGAVSNSVTINFNVPTFTAIGGTQNDYLEMNAWYPGNATLSLRLTAPNNAQYTANSGVRFAQDTPNGAVIIDNASTGTNPLNNDKEVLIQIFDFSSNLPATGTWKLTITGNSSRYDLWMVGSSMGATLTSNLDTTRTVTIPATAKNAITVGAWNTKRSWVDLDNNALQSPGVVLGAAGSFSGSGPTRDGRLKPEISAPGQMIASTLSADASPSSTFSIWKGTSSFPNAFILRDNRHAVGRGTSFAAPLVAGGIALLLERNPNLDALQLRNALTASARRDNFTGTVPNYKWGHGKVDFLAALAITAVSASATAAAPPAAFALLPNYPNPFNPATTITFHLPAASAVDLAVYDAAGRRVQRLLTGELPAGIHRARWEGRDEQGIAVSTGVYFCRLVAGKWQASQKLLLLQ; encoded by the coding sequence ATGCGCAAACCTCAAGAGTGGCTCTGCACCGCTGCCGTTTTCCTGCTCCCGCTCGCCCCGCTGTTTGCCGGAGACCTGCCGCGGGCGGTGGCCGCCAAGCTCGATCCCCGACTGCGTCTGTTGTTGGAGCAGCCGGAATTTCAAAAAGGCCGTCTCAGAGAAACAGGGGCGTTGTGGGCAACCGCCGCGGGGGAGTGCACCAGCGTGCTGGTCAAAACCCGTGGCACGCGTGAGGAACTGACCGCCAGCGGCGCCCGCGTTCTGGCAAGGATCGGCGAAATCGCCGTGATCGAAGCACCGGTGGCGCAGTTGGAGAAGATTGCCCGCCTGCCCAACGTTGTCTATCTGGAAGCTGCACGCGCGATGCGCTTCAGCAACGATGTGGGCGTGGTGGAGGCCGGGGGCCGGGCGGTGGCGCAGCAATTCAATCTCACCGGCCAGGGCGTGATCGTCGGTGTGATCGATTCCGGGATTGATTGGCGCCATGGTGATTTTCGCACGGCCGGGGGCCAGACCCGCATCAAATACCTGCTCGATCTCAGCCAGGGCGGCAGAGTCTACACCGAGACGGAGATCAACGCGGCACTCAGCGGCGGGACGGCGCTCTCCACGGCGGATCGCAACGGCCATGGGTCGCACGTGACCGGCAGTGCAGCCGGCAACGGGCGGGGCACCGGTGCCAATATTCCCGCGGGAACCTATGCCGGCATGGCACCGCAGGCCGACATCATTTTTGTCAAATCAAAGAACGGCGACAACGGCAACATTTCCGACACCGATGCGGTGCGCGGCCTGAGCTTCATCGACAGTGTGGCCGGCCGCCTGGGCAAACCCTATGTCGTCAATCTGAGTTTCGGCGGTCACAGCGGGGCGCATGACGGCAGCAGTCTGCAGGAGCAGGCGATTGATGATCTCGTGGGCGCGGGCAAGCCCGGCAAGGTGATCGTGGTGGCGGCCGGCAATGACGGCGACAACGACATTCATGCCGGCGGCGCGGTCAGCAACTCCGTCACCATCAATTTCAATGTGCCCACATTTACCGCAATCGGCGGCACGCAAAACGACTATCTCGAAATGAATGCCTGGTATCCCGGCAACGCCACGCTCAGCCTTCGGTTGACCGCACCGAACAATGCGCAATACACCGCCAACAGCGGCGTGCGTTTTGCGCAGGACACGCCCAACGGCGCCGTCATCATCGATAATGCTTCCACCGGTACCAATCCGCTCAACAACGACAAGGAAGTCCTGATTCAGATTTTCGATTTCAGCAGCAATCTGCCGGCAACGGGCACGTGGAAATTGACCATCACCGGCAATAGCAGCCGCTACGATCTCTGGATGGTCGGCTCCAGCATGGGTGCGACGCTGACTTCCAACCTCGATACCACCCGCACCGTGACCATCCCGGCGACCGCGAAGAATGCGATCACGGTGGGCGCGTGGAACACCAAGCGCAGCTGGGTGGATTTGGACAACAACGCATTGCAGAGCCCCGGCGTGGTGCTGGGTGCCGCCGGCTCGTTTTCGGGCAGCGGGCCGACCCGCGACGGCCGCCTCAAACCGGAAATCTCTGCGCCCGGACAGATGATCGCCTCGACGCTCTCCGCGGACGCCAGCCCCAGCAGCACCTTCAGCATCTGGAAGGGCACCTCCTCGTTTCCGAATGCGTTCATCCTGCGGGATAATCGCCATGCCGTGGGCCGCGGCACCAGCTTCGCCGCGCCCCTGGTTGCTGGTGGCATCGCCCTGCTGCTGGAAAGAAACCCCAATCTCGATGCCCTGCAGCTTCGCAACGCCCTGACGGCCAGCGCACGACGCGATAACTTCACCGGCACGGTCCCGAATTACAAGTGGGGCCACGGCAAGGTCGATTTTCTCGCCGCCCTCGCCATCACCGCCGTGAGCGCATCCGCAACTGCTGCGGCACCACCGGCTGCTTTTGCCTTGCTGCCCAATTACCCCAATCCCTTCAATCCCGCCACCACGATCACCTTTCACCTGCCGGCAGCCAGCGCGGTCGATTTGGCCGTTTATGAC